One window from the genome of Lasioglossum baleicum chromosome 9, iyLasBale1, whole genome shotgun sequence encodes:
- the LOC143212126 gene encoding uncharacterized protein LOC143212126: MYGHLLMMRENRELREEGRPIYYLDETWYNSGEVVNKLWVDTMVSSPRNAEERQLSIGLPAPANKGKRLIILHIESEDGFLPETLLCFESKKNTADYHHEMNGDTFLEWFKKIVPTLKDRAVIVMDNAPYHSVIKEPHPKLTWKKARIVEWLQGNGETIVADLLKWKSQQLQHSQTQMQDLLSQNLK, from the exons ATGTATGGTCACCTCTTGATGATGCGGGAAAACAGGGAACTGCGCGAGGAAGGGCGTCCGATTTATTACCTGGACGAAACATGGTACAACTCCGGGGAAGTTGTGAATAAATTATGGGTGGATACCATGGTCAGCTCCCCGAGAAACGCCGAAGAAAGGCAGCTGTCGATCGGCTTACCTGCTCCCGCTAATAAAGGAAAGCGGCTCATTATATTGCATATCGAGTCAGAGGACGGGTTTTTACCTGAGACCCTCCTTTGCTTCGAATCGAAGAAAAACACAGCCGACTACCACCATGAGATGAACGGGGACACGTTCTTGGAAtggttcaagaaaattgtgcctACGCTGAAAGATAGGGCAGTAATTGTAATGGATAACGCTCCTTACCATAGCGTAATAAAGGAGCCTCATCCAAAACTGACCTGGAAGAAAGCCAGAATTGTGGAGTGGCTTCAGGGTAATGGGGAAACGATTGTCGCGGATCTG CTAAAATGGAAAAGCCAACAGCTACAGCACAGCCAGACCCAGATGCAGGATCTACTCAGCCAAAACCTAAAGTGA
- the LOC143212122 gene encoding uncharacterized protein LOC143212122, protein MKRRRFNILEKTLEADILAIRRKVHDFWARREVPNLDKILQAVNDDEELPSFSRATLHRLLKRMEFRFIKRKRNSALIDKQHIVSWRQNYIKQIRELREEGRPIYYLDETWYNSGEVVNKLWVDTMVSSPRNAEERQLSIGLPAPANKGKRLIILHIESEDGFLPGVLLCFESKKNTADYHHEMNGDTFLEWFKKIVPTLKDRAVIVMDNAPYHSVIKEPHPKLTWKKARIVEWLQGNGETIVADLLKWKSQQLQHSQTQMQDLLSQNLK, encoded by the exons ATGAAGAGGCGTCGTTTCAATATTTTGGAGAAAACCTTGGAGGCAGACATTTTGGCCATCAGAAGAAAGGTCCACGACTTTTGGGCACGGCGCGAAGTGCCGAACCTGGATAAAATATTGCAGGCGGTGAATGATGACGAGGAACTCCCGTCATTCAGCCGAGCAACTTTACACCGCCTGCTGAAGAGGATGGAATTCCGTTTCATCAAAAGGAAGCGGAACAGCGCGCTGATAGATAAACAGCACATTGTCAGCTGGCGGCAAAACTACATCAAGCAAATCAGGGAACTGCGCGAGGAAGGGCGTCCGATTTATTACCTGGACGAAACGTGGTACAACTCCGGGGAAGTTGTGAATAAATTATGGGTGGATACCATGGTCAGCTCCCCGAGAAACGCCGAAGAAAGGCAGCTGTCGATCGGCTTACCTGCTCCCGCCAATAAAGGAAAGCGGCTCATTATATTGCATATCGAGTCAGAGGACGGGTTTTTACCTGGGGTCCTCCTCTGCTTCGAATCGAAGAAAAACACAGCCGACTACCACCATGAGATGAACGGGGACACGTTCTTGGAAtggttcaagaaaattgtgcccACGCTGAAAGATAGGGCAGTAATTGTAATGGATAACGCTCCTTACCATAGCGTAATAAAGGAGCCTCATCCAAAACTGACCTGGAAGAAAGCCAGAATTGTGGAGTGGCTTCAGGGTAATGGGGAAACGATTGTCGCGGATCTG CTAAAATGGAAAAGCCAACAGCTACAGCACAGCCAGACCCAGATGCAGGATCTACTCAGCCAAAACCTAAAGTGA